In Arthrobacter sp. CJ23, the genomic window GGCCATGGCGGCGCGGACGGCGCTGCTCTCCATGCTCGTCCTGGTGCTGGTCCTGGCGCTTAACGGGCCCGCGCAGCTGGGCATCGAGGCCGGGCACCTGGCCGGCGCCGTCGTGCTTTTCGCGGGGCTCGCCCTGCTGAGTGGCACCGCCGCGCTCTTCGTCGGAGCACTGACAGGCCGGAAGGTGTACGCGGTTGCCGCCGGCGCGGCCGTCGCCGTGCTCGGCTATGTCTTCAACGCGCTGGGACGGCAAAGCCCCGACGTCGAATGGCTGCTGGGGCTTTCGCCGTACCACTGGGCGTACGGGAACTCCCCCGTCACCAACGGTGCGGATTGGGGAGCAGCGTGGGGGCTGCTGGGCATTTCGGCGGCCCTGGTGGCCCTGGCAGCGACAGCCCTGCATCGGAGGGATGTGGGGAGCTAGGCGCGGGGAGTCAGGCCCACACGTGCGGGGCCGGCCGGCGTGCGCCGGGCAGGGCGTTGTTTTCGCGCCATTCGTGGATCCACTCCGGGAGCTCAAGATCGGCTGGCGGTGCGCCGAATTCGGCGATGATCTCCTCCTGGCTGACAGGACCACCCTTGCCGAGCAGCCGCGTGGCGATGTGGGCGCGGGCATAGATTTCCCCGTCCGCCACCATGCGCTGCTCGAAGTAGATGGCCTTGGTGTCCAGCCCGATGACCCTGGTCTCAATGGTGTAGTGCTGCCAGAGCTGCAGGGATTTGCGGAAGGAAATGGTCTCCCCCGCCGCCACGGGAGTCCAGCCGCGCCGGCGCATCCTGCGCCAGATGCCGCTGCGGACCATGAGGTCGAAACGGCCCAGGTCCATGAGCGAGAAATACATGCCGTTGTTGACATGCATCGCGATGTCGATATCCGTCGGCAGCACGCGCAGGGGCAGGGAGGATGCCTCCCAGACACCGAGGGGTGAACGCCGGGACGAGGTGAACAGAAGCAGGAGCGTGCGCAGGAGCAGATGCATGGCAGCAATGTTACCCGCGAGTAACTTGATGCGGTAGCCGGAACTTTATGTCCAACGATTGCACAAACGTTTACCGCCGGTTCACAAATCCCGTGCAGAATGTCTGGAACAAATGACCACGGCGAACAAGGAGACCCCTGTGAGCACCATTCAGTCCCTCGAGCCGCACACCGAAGTATGGCCCGAACTTCAGCTGCACCAGCAGCTCGTCCTGCAGGACCTCCGCGGCAACAGGATCGTCGGAACCCTGGACGGCATGACCAACGACCGCAGCACGCTGTGGATCCAGCTCACGGGCGGCCTCGGCCGGCAGCTGGTGCACCACCAGGACGGCTACTGGCTGGAAAACGCCGCCAGCTAGTTCCCGCCGGTTCGGTCCCGCCGATTCGATCCTTGCCGGCCTTATGCCCGGCGGTACATGTGCGGCTCGCTATGCGCCCGTCAGTGCATTCCTTATGAGGGATGAATAGACAAGCCCGGAATCCTTGACGGTGCGGACGAGGGTTTCGTAATCCACGTGGACCATGCCGAAGCGCTTCCCGTAGCCCCAGGCCCATTCGTAGTTGTCCAGCAGGGACCAGAGGAAGTACCCGCGGACATCCGCGCCCTCGGCGATCGCGTCCGCAACGCTGCCCACGTGGTCCAGCACGAACTGTGTCCGTTCGACATCGTGGATGCGGCCCCCGGCGGTGATCTCGTCGTCGTAGGCTGCTCCGTTCTCCGTCACGTACAGTGGCGGGAGGTCCGGGTACTCCGCGCCGAGCCTCGTCAGCAGGTGCCGGAGTCCGTCCGGGTTGATCTCCCAGTCCATGCCGGTGCGCGGGAGCCCGCGCGTGGGAAACGTGATGTGTTCCGAGCCGACGAACGGTGACGCAACCTCCCGGTCTGTGGCCGCTGCGAACCCGGGGTCGCCCTCCGGAAGCGGGTGCCCGGACACGTTGTCGTCGTGATAGTAGTTCACGCCGAGGAAATCAAGGGGAGCGGAGATGGCCGCCAGATCGCCGTCGTGGACGAGTTGCTCGAAACCGAGCCCTGCGACGTCGTGCAGGAAGTCCTCCGGGTAGCGGCCCAGGAGGAGCGGCTCCAGGTAGATGCGGTTCTGCAGCGCGTCGAAGCGACGGGCGGCGTCGAGGTCCGCCTCGTCCGTGAGATCCGCGGGAATGGCGTTGGACAGGTTGAGGGTGATGCCGACGTTGCCGGCCCCCAGCTCGCGGAGTGCGCCGGCGGCGAGCCCGTGGCCGAGGTGCTGGTGGTGCACGGCGGCCAGGGCATCCTCGCGGGAAATCCGGCCGGGAGCGTGGATGCCGGCGGCGTAGGACAGCAGCGAGGAGCAGAAGGGTTCGTTGAACGTGGTCCAGTGCTGCACACGGTCGCCGAGCGCCCCGTACACCGTGTCCGCGTAGTCCCGGAAGCGGTGTGCAGTGTCGCGGCTGGCCCAGCCGCCCTGCTCTTCGACGGCCTGGGGCAGGTCCCAGTGGTAGAGCGTCAGCCAGGGAAGGATGCCCGCGCCGAGGAGTTCATCGACCAGGCGCGAGTAGAAGTCCAGCCCGGCCTGGTTGACCGTGCGGTCCCCGGGTTTGATCCGCGCCCAGCTCGTGGAGAAACGGTAGGAACCGAGCCCCAGGCTCTTCATGAGCGCCACGTCCTCCGGCATACGGTGGTAATGGTCCACGGCAACCTCCGGAGTGTCCCCGTTGACCACTGCTCCCGGGACCCGCGCGAAGGCGTCCCAGATGCTGTCCTCCTTGCCGTCCTCGTGGCCTGCGCCCTCGATCTGCGCGGCCGCCGTCGCCGATCCCCAAAGGAATCCGGCAGGCCACGGGCGGCTCCGAAGGGCTGCGGCCTGTTCCAACTGCTTGGCGGGGAGTGAGGTGATCGACACGAGGGATGCTCCTTGGATGCGCTCTTGGATTCACAGCCCGCGATTCGCGGATACGAACAGCATGACGCCGTCCCGGAGGTTTGGGTACCCGCCTGAGGTAGGGACGGGTTCGTCACCTGCGGCCTAGTATTCGGTTATGACGCAAGAACGCTACCGGGATCTCGCCGAATGGCCGCTCATGGCCACAGCCCTCGTCTTCCTGACTGCCTACGCCTGGCAGGTGGTCGGCCATCTGGAGGGCCCCGAAGCCGAGCCTTTCGAGATTGCCATGTGGGCAACCTGGGGGATCTTCGTCCTGGACTACGTCGCGAATCTTTGGCTCGCAAAGAACCGCGGCCGCTGGTTCCTGTGGAACCTCCACGAGCTCCTGATCGTGGCGCTCCCGTTCTTCCGGCCGCTGCGCCTCCTGCGCCTGGTCACCCTTCTGTCCGTGCTGCAGCGCACGGTGGGGGAAACGCTCCGTGGACGCGTGGCCACCTACGTTGCGGGGTCCGCCGCCATGCTGGTCCTGGTTGGGGCGCTGGCCGTTCTGGATGTGGAGCAGCACTCCCCCGACGCCAAGATCCTGAACTTCGGCGATGCCGCCTGGTGGGCCATCACCACCATCACCACGGTGGGCTACGGCGACCTCTACCCAGTGACATCCCTGGGGCGGATCGTGGCGTCTGCGCTGATGATGAGCGGCATCGCAGTCCTTGGTGTGGTCACGGCTTCCATTGCCTCCTGGCTGGTCCAGCGCATCGAGGAAAACAACGAAGACGTGGTGGCCGCCGCTGAGGAACCCGTCCGCGTCGAGCTAGCCGAGCTGTTGGCCGAGGTTGCCGCACTCCGGCGCGAAATCGCTGAGCTCCGCCGGGGGCAGGAGGGGCCGGAACCGGAGCATGCGTAGAAACGAGAACATCCCCGGAACCATATGGTTCCGGGGATGTTCCCTTGGGTGGCAGATGAGGGATTCGAACCCCCGTAGGCGTTGCCAGCTGATTTACAGTCAGCCCCCTTTGGCCGCTCGGGTAATCTGCCGAACTTCAAAAGAAGATCACTCACAGCCACCGATTCGAATTCGTTCCGGTAACCGCGAGCAAGACAACCTTACAGAACTTCTCGCCAAGAATCGAATCGAGCCCCGGAAGGGTCCAAAATCCCCGGATTTCAGGCCTCGCCGAGGATCCTGCCGGCCAGTTTAGCCTCGAAACGGGCTGCCTGCTCGGAGGTGATCTGGTTCAGTTCCACTGCGCGCTGGAGGTCCAGGTGCACGCCCTCCATCCGCGCCGAGGCGTTGGGCACGGGGCTGAGGACGATTGACGCTGCGACGGCTGCGGCCGCGACGGCGCCGGCTGCTGCCACGGCGGCAGTACCGATCGAACCGGCGGCGGCGCTGGCGGACTTGGTGACGTAGTGGACGGCCTTGTTGCTCACATTTACCTCCGAAGATGGGCTGCTCCAACAGGTACAACTCTCCCGGCACCGGCTAGGTTCCGGCCGGGCGTGTGCTGTGAGCGAACTGTGAAGACCGGGGGCGGCCCCAATCCCCGGCTTCCGTACTAGGCTGGATGGCAGACAAACCCGCCCTTCACAGGGCCCCCAATCTAAGGAGAGTCATGGCAGGCGAATCCACATTCGACGTCGTCAGCAAGGTAGACAAGCAGGAAGTCGCCAACGCGCTCAACCAGTCCCAGAAGGAAATCGCGCAGCGCTACGACTTCAAGGGCGTAGGCGCCGAGATCGACTTCAGCGGCGAAAAGATCCTGATGAAGGCCAACTCGGAGGACCGCGTCCTGGCCGTCCTGGATGTCTTCCAGTCCAAGCTCATCAAGCGCGGCATCTCCCTGAAGTCGCTGGACCAGGGCGAGCCGTTCCCTTCCGGCAAGGAGTACCGCCTGGAATGCTCCATCAAGGAAGGCATCGCGCAGGACCTCGCCAAGAAGATCAACAAGATTATCCGCGACGAAGCACCGAAGTCCGTCAAGTCCCAGATCCAGGGCGACGAACTCCGCGTCACCTCCAAGTCCCGCGATGACCTGCAGGAGACCATGAACATCCTCAAGAAGTTCGAAGAGGCCGACCTGCAGTTCGTGAACTTCCGCAGCTAAGCATTTTCGACGCGCAAAATCCCTGAGGACGCCCGTATTCGGGAGTCGTCAGGGATTTTGCGCGTCGAAGGGGATTCGGCGTCGTCAGCTCAGCGCCGGCCGGCCATCCGCTCCAGGCGAGCGATGCGCTCGCGCATCGGCGGGTGCGTGGCGAACAGCTTGGTCATGGCGCCGCCCCGGAACGGGTTGGCGATCATGAGGTGCGAGGTGTTGACGAGGCGCTGGTCCTGCGGGAGCGGCACCTGCCGGACGCCCGATTCGATCTTGCTCAGGGCTGAGGCGAGCGCCAGCGGATCGCCGGTCAGCTCCGCACCGTCCTCATCGGCGTCGTACTCCCGGGTCCGGGAAATGGCGAGCTGGATCAGCGAGGCCGCAAACGGCGCAAGGAGGGCCATGGCGATCATCGCGAGCGGGTTGGCGTTGCGCCGGTCCCCGCCGCCGAAGAACAGCAGCATCTGGCCCACCGAGGTGATGACCCCGGCGACGGCGGCCGCCACGGACGAGGTCAGGATGTCGCGGTTGTAGACATGCATGAGCTCGTGCCCCAGCACGCCGCGCAGTTCGCGGGCGTCCAGCAGGTGCAGGATGCCCTCGGTGCAGCAGACGGCGGCGTTCTTGGGGTTGCGGCCCGTGGCGAAGGCGTTGGGGGTCATGGTGGGCGAGACGTAGATCCGCGGCATCGGCTGGTTGGCCCGCACGGAGAGTTCGCGCACGATCTGGTAGAGCTGCGGCGCCTGCGCCTCGGTCACCGGATAGGCGGCCATGGAGCGGATGGCGATCTTGTCGCTGTTCCAGTAGCCGTAGGCCGTGGTGGCGACGCCGATCAGCGCAAAGATCCAGATGGGCGCGGAGCTGCGCATGCCGGCACCGATCACGGCGCCCAGGCCAAGCAGCACCGCCCACAGCACACCGAACAGGGCTGCGGTCTTGAGGCCGTTGTTGTGCTTGTGCACTGTGGTCCTTTCACGGGGTGGTGGCTTTAGGGGTTAAACGTCGACGGCGGCCGTCCTGTTCCGGTGCTCAGGGCAGCGGGTGCGCGGCGTCGTACTGCACGAAACCGGGCTGCCGGCGCGAGGCGAACCACGCCAGCCCGATGCACAGCAGCCCGCCCAGCAGCAGCACCCAGCCCTCCCTGAGGAACTGGGTGAGGCCGCCGGACAGCATGTCCCCCACTCGGGGGCCGCCGGCCACCACCACGATGAACACGCCCTGCAGCCGCCCGCGCATATGGTCCGGCGTGGCGGACTGCAGGATGGTGGTGCGGAAGACGGCGCTGACCGAGTCGGCAATGCCGGCGAGCGCGCAGCACAGGGCAGCCGGAACCAGCCAGGGGGTCACACCGCCGCGGCCGGAGTCACCCGCCAGCAGCACCACCAGGCCGAAGGCCGAGATCGAGGCTCCCCAGCCCATCACGGACCACACCACGGCGCTGCCCTGCCGGCGGACCCGGCCCAGCGGTCCGGAGAAGAGCCCGGCCAGGAAGGCCCCCACCGCCGACGCTGCCAGCAGCACCCCCACGGTGGTCTCGCCGCCGCCGACCATGACTGCGCCGATGGCCGGCATGAGGGCGCGGGGCTGGGCGCAGATCATGGCGATGAGGTCGATGATGAAGGTCATGCGCACGTTCGGGCGCGTGCCCAGGAAGCGGAAGCCCTCGACGACGGAACGCAGCCCGGGCCGCGAGGCGTCTTTGGACGGCGGCAGGGCAGGGAGCTTCAGCAGCCCCCACAGCGCGAACGTGAAGCTGAGGACGTCGATGGTGTAGGTCCAGCCGAAGCCGATGGAGGCCACCAGGACACCCGCCAGCAGCGGACCGGCCGTCATGGACAGGCCGAAGGTGAGCATGCTCAGGGCATTGGCCGCGGGGAGGAGTTCCTTGCGGACCAGCAGCGGGATGATGGCGCTTCTGGCGGGGCCGTTGATCCCCTGCGCCCCGCTCTGGACAGCGACCAAGGCGTACAGGATCCACACGTTGCCGATTTCGAGCCAGGCCTGCAGGGCGAGGCAGGCGGTGGTGGCCCACAGGACCAGGGAGGCCGCCATGGCCACCTTGCGGCGGTCGTAGGCGTCCGAAATGGAGCCGCCGAACAGGCCGGCCACCACCAGCGGAACCAGCGCGAAGATGCTCAGGAGCCCCACGTAGAGGCTCTCCTGCGTCAGCCGGTACACCTCCAGGCTCACGGCCACCAAGGTGAGCTGGGAGCCGATGGCTGCCACCGAGGATCCCATCCACAGCCGGCGGAAGGCCGGGCTCTCCTTGAGAGGGGTGATGTCTGCCAGTAGTTTCGCCACCGTCCAACCCTAGCTACCGCGGAGCCCAGCTCCCGCACCCCACCGCGCCGCCGCCGCCGCCCTTAGGCTGCCCGAAGTTAGCATCACCTTATTATGATCTGTTCATAATAAGTGGTTCACTGAATGCATGACAGGTCACACGGCAGAGCAGGAAGCATGGGCAGAAGCCCTGCATTCCCATGGCCGCCGCGTGACCAAGCAGCGGCTGGCAGTCCTCGCCGCCGTCGAGCATCACCCGCATTCCCCGGCGGAAGGCATCCTGGCCGCAGCCCGCAAGGAACTCCCTGAACTGACAGCGCAGTCCGTTTACGTTGTGCTGAGCGACCTGACTGACCTGCAGATGCTGCGCCGCTTCGAGCCCCCGCACTCCCCCGCACTGTATGAAACCCGCGTGGGCGACAACCACCACCACGCCGTGTGCATCAGCTGCGGCCGGGTGGAGGACGTGGACTGCGCCGTGGGCCATGCACCCTGCCTCACCCCGCACTGGGACGAACATTCCAAGCCGATGACCATCCAGATCGCCGACGTCCTGTACCAGGGCATCTGCCAGGACTGTCAGTCCAAACAACAGCTTCCTACTCAAACGCAAGCAACCACCACAAAATAGGAGAACGATGACCGCGAACATCTCGACCACCCAGTCGGGCGCACCCGTTACCTCGGATGCGCATTCCAAGTCCGTCGGCGCTGACGGCGCCATCATCCTGACCGACCACTACCTGGTCGAAAAGCTGGCACAGTTCAACCGCGAGCGCGTCCCGGAGCGTGTAGTGCACGCCAAGGGCGGCGGCGCTTTCGGTACCTTCAAGACCTCCTCGGACGTCTCCAAGTACACCAAGGCAGCCTTCCTGCAGCCGGGCGTCGAGACGGACATGCTGATCCGTTTCTCCTCCGTTGCCGGCGAGAACGGCTCCCCGGACACCTGGCGCGATCCCCGCGGCTTCGCCGTGAAGTTCTACACCTCCGAGGGCAACTACGACCTCGTGGGCAACAACACCCCGGTGTTCTTCATCCGCGACGGCATCAAGTTCCCGGACTTCATCCACTCGCAGAAGCGCCTCCCGGGCACCCACCTGCGCGACGCCGACATGCAGTGGGACTTCTGGACCCTGTCCCCCGAGTCCGCACACCAGGTCACCTGGCTCATGGGCGACCGCGGCCTGCCGGCTTCCTGGCGTGAAATGCAGGGCTACGGCTCGCACACCTACCAGTGGATCAACGCCGAGGGCGAGCGCTTCTGGGTCAAGTACCACTTCCAGTCCAACCAGGGCGTCAAGACCATCACGGGCGACGAAGCTGCCGAACTGGCCGGCTCCGACGCGGACTTCTACATCCGCGACCTGCAGGAAAACATCGACGCCGGCAACTTCCCCTCCTGGGAACTGCACGTCCAGGTCATGCCGTACGAGGACGCCAAGACGTACCGCTTCAACCCGTTCGACCTCACCAAGGTGTGGCCGCACGCGGACTACCCGCTGATCCACGTGGGCACCATGGAGCTGACCAAGAACCCGGAGAACTACTTCGCGCAGATCGAGCAGGCCACCTTTGCGCCGTCGAACTTCGTGCCGGGCATCGCCGCTTCCCCGGACAAGATGCTGCAGGCCCGCATCTTCTCCTACGCGGACGCACACCGCTACCGCGTGGGCACCAACCACGCCCAGATCCCGGTGAACCAGCCCAAGAACCAGGTCAACAACTACAGCCAGGACGGCGCCGGACGCTACCTGTTCAACGCCCCCTCGGTTCCGGTGTACGCACCGAACTCCGTGGGCGGCCCGGCTGCCGTTGAGCCCGCCTCCCCCGCAGGTGGCTGGGAGAACGACGGCGAGCTCACGCACGCCGCGCACTCCCTGCACGCCGAGGACGGCGACTTCGTCCAGGCCGGCGCGCTGTACCGCGAGGTCTACGACGACGGCGCCAAGTCCCGTCTGCTGGACACCATCACCGGTGCCGTGGGCGGCGTGAAGAACGCCGAGATCAAGGAACGCGCCATCCAGTACTGGACCAGCGTGGACGCCGAACTCGGCGCCAAGCTGCGCGCCAACCTGGGCAGCTAATTACGCACCGGCCCCGGCCGGAGCCGTTTGAGCCAGGAACCCCGTCACGGATTCTCCCGTGGTGGGGTTCCTGGCTTTCTTGTCGATTGTCCACATAGGCGGACCGGCCCCTGTCCCGCACGTGGGTTGCTCCCTAGGATTCCTTGCATGAACACATTCGCAGGCATCCCGTCTGAGGCCTTCCGGTTCTACGCCGAGCTGGAAGCAAACAACAACCGCGAGTGGTGGCTGGCGCACAAGGGCATCTACGACGCCGCCATCAAGGAGCCGCTGCAACTCCTTCTTTCCGAGCTGGAGCCGCAGTTCGGCCCGGCCAAGATCTTCCGCCCCAACCGTGACATCCGCTTCTCGCAGGACAAGTCACCCTATAAGACCGCCCAGGGCGCGTTTGCGGCCAAGGACGAAGGATGCGGCTTCTACGTCCAGATCAACGCAGACGGCCTGCTGATCGGCGGAGGCTACCACTCGCACACACCGGCGCAACTTGCGCGGTTCCGGGCGGCCGTGGATGCCCCGGCCAGCGGCGAGACCTTGCAGCAGATCGTGGACAAGGTTGCGGCGTCGGGCTTCAACATCGAGGGCGAGAAACTCAAGACCGTCCCGCGCGGCTTCGACAAGGAGCATCCCCGGGCGGAATTGCTCAAGCACAAATCCCTCTCGGCGGGCGTGGAGGTGGGCGAAGCCGGCTGGGTCTCGACGCCGGCGGCCAAGGAAGAGATCGCCGCCCGCTGGGAGGAACTCCGGCCGC contains:
- a CDS encoding ABC transporter permease encodes the protein MARPLPLFTKALADSWRSTLAWALGLAAAIMLYLPIYPSIGGSAQMQDLINALPPEMTKALNYDQIATGPGYTQATLFGLIGFLLMSLASVGWGAAAVAGDEESGLLELTLAHSVTRIQVVLERALAMAARTALLSMLVLVLVLALNGPAQLGIEAGHLAGAVVLFAGLALLSGTAALFVGALTGRKVYAVAAGAAVAVLGYVFNALGRQSPDVEWLLGLSPYHWAYGNSPVTNGADWGAAWGLLGISAALVALAATALHRRDVGS
- a CDS encoding acyl-CoA thioesterase; this encodes MHLLLRTLLLLFTSSRRSPLGVWEASSLPLRVLPTDIDIAMHVNNGMYFSLMDLGRFDLMVRSGIWRRMRRRGWTPVAAGETISFRKSLQLWQHYTIETRVIGLDTKAIYFEQRMVADGEIYARAHIATRLLGKGGPVSQEEIIAEFGAPPADLELPEWIHEWRENNALPGARRPAPHVWA
- a CDS encoding GH1 family beta-glucosidase; protein product: MTSLPAKQLEQAAALRSRPWPAGFLWGSATAAAQIEGAGHEDGKEDSIWDAFARVPGAVVNGDTPEVAVDHYHRMPEDVALMKSLGLGSYRFSTSWARIKPGDRTVNQAGLDFYSRLVDELLGAGILPWLTLYHWDLPQAVEEQGGWASRDTAHRFRDYADTVYGALGDRVQHWTTFNEPFCSSLLSYAAGIHAPGRISREDALAAVHHQHLGHGLAAGALRELGAGNVGITLNLSNAIPADLTDEADLDAARRFDALQNRIYLEPLLLGRYPEDFLHDVAGLGFEQLVHDGDLAAISAPLDFLGVNYYHDDNVSGHPLPEGDPGFAAATDREVASPFVGSEHITFPTRGLPRTGMDWEINPDGLRHLLTRLGAEYPDLPPLYVTENGAAYDDEITAGGRIHDVERTQFVLDHVGSVADAIAEGADVRGYFLWSLLDNYEWAWGYGKRFGMVHVDYETLVRTVKDSGLVYSSLIRNALTGA
- a CDS encoding potassium channel family protein → MTQERYRDLAEWPLMATALVFLTAYAWQVVGHLEGPEAEPFEIAMWATWGIFVLDYVANLWLAKNRGRWFLWNLHELLIVALPFFRPLRLLRLVTLLSVLQRTVGETLRGRVATYVAGSAAMLVLVGALAVLDVEQHSPDAKILNFGDAAWWAITTITTVGYGDLYPVTSLGRIVASALMMSGIAVLGVVTASIASWLVQRIEENNEDVVAAAEEPVRVELAELLAEVAALRREIAELRRGQEGPEPEHA
- a CDS encoding YajQ family cyclic di-GMP-binding protein, with the protein product MAGESTFDVVSKVDKQEVANALNQSQKEIAQRYDFKGVGAEIDFSGEKILMKANSEDRVLAVLDVFQSKLIKRGISLKSLDQGEPFPSGKEYRLECSIKEGIAQDLAKKINKIIRDEAPKSVKSQIQGDELRVTSKSRDDLQETMNILKKFEEADLQFVNFRS
- the htpX gene encoding zinc metalloprotease HtpX; the protein is MHKHNNGLKTAALFGVLWAVLLGLGAVIGAGMRSSAPIWIFALIGVATTAYGYWNSDKIAIRSMAAYPVTEAQAPQLYQIVRELSVRANQPMPRIYVSPTMTPNAFATGRNPKNAAVCCTEGILHLLDARELRGVLGHELMHVYNRDILTSSVAAAVAGVITSVGQMLLFFGGGDRRNANPLAMIAMALLAPFAASLIQLAISRTREYDADEDGAELTGDPLALASALSKIESGVRQVPLPQDQRLVNTSHLMIANPFRGGAMTKLFATHPPMRERIARLERMAGRR
- a CDS encoding MFS transporter — translated: MAKLLADITPLKESPAFRRLWMGSSVAAIGSQLTLVAVSLEVYRLTQESLYVGLLSIFALVPLVVAGLFGGSISDAYDRRKVAMAASLVLWATTACLALQAWLEIGNVWILYALVAVQSGAQGINGPARSAIIPLLVRKELLPAANALSMLTFGLSMTAGPLLAGVLVASIGFGWTYTIDVLSFTFALWGLLKLPALPPSKDASRPGLRSVVEGFRFLGTRPNVRMTFIIDLIAMICAQPRALMPAIGAVMVGGGETTVGVLLAASAVGAFLAGLFSGPLGRVRRQGSAVVWSVMGWGASISAFGLVVLLAGDSGRGGVTPWLVPAALCCALAGIADSVSAVFRTTILQSATPDHMRGRLQGVFIVVVAGGPRVGDMLSGGLTQFLREGWVLLLGGLLCIGLAWFASRRQPGFVQYDAAHPLP
- a CDS encoding Fur family transcriptional regulator — encoded protein: MTGHTAEQEAWAEALHSHGRRVTKQRLAVLAAVEHHPHSPAEGILAAARKELPELTAQSVYVVLSDLTDLQMLRRFEPPHSPALYETRVGDNHHHAVCISCGRVEDVDCAVGHAPCLTPHWDEHSKPMTIQIADVLYQGICQDCQSKQQLPTQTQATTTK
- a CDS encoding catalase, whose protein sequence is MTANISTTQSGAPVTSDAHSKSVGADGAIILTDHYLVEKLAQFNRERVPERVVHAKGGGAFGTFKTSSDVSKYTKAAFLQPGVETDMLIRFSSVAGENGSPDTWRDPRGFAVKFYTSEGNYDLVGNNTPVFFIRDGIKFPDFIHSQKRLPGTHLRDADMQWDFWTLSPESAHQVTWLMGDRGLPASWREMQGYGSHTYQWINAEGERFWVKYHFQSNQGVKTITGDEAAELAGSDADFYIRDLQENIDAGNFPSWELHVQVMPYEDAKTYRFNPFDLTKVWPHADYPLIHVGTMELTKNPENYFAQIEQATFAPSNFVPGIAASPDKMLQARIFSYADAHRYRVGTNHAQIPVNQPKNQVNNYSQDGAGRYLFNAPSVPVYAPNSVGGPAAVEPASPAGGWENDGELTHAAHSLHAEDGDFVQAGALYREVYDDGAKSRLLDTITGAVGGVKNAEIKERAIQYWTSVDAELGAKLRANLGS
- a CDS encoding DUF2461 domain-containing protein, coding for MNTFAGIPSEAFRFYAELEANNNREWWLAHKGIYDAAIKEPLQLLLSELEPQFGPAKIFRPNRDIRFSQDKSPYKTAQGAFAAKDEGCGFYVQINADGLLIGGGYHSHTPAQLARFRAAVDAPASGETLQQIVDKVAASGFNIEGEKLKTVPRGFDKEHPRAELLKHKSLSAGVEVGEAGWVSTPAAKEEIAARWEELRPLVEWVSEHAAP